The proteins below come from a single Chrysoperla carnea chromosome 1, inChrCarn1.1, whole genome shotgun sequence genomic window:
- the LOC123292336 gene encoding zinc finger protein 429-like, producing the protein MSEANVDPLLIEDENINNIEANQTMLNEIWMINNKNIKLEPQLRTEVTFLDENIKIEEILIKNEVMEEESYSCDICDETFTVQSELDEHRLIHTEEDPFILAVEHKPIQNENLEYSCDKNFTSEHHLNGYKRPNFREKSFSCDICKEKFTHLHSLGYHKQIHTGEPLYSCDICNRPFPRKNYLLNHIRLMHDKQRPFSCDMCDKTFTSQNHLYSHERIHVTYL; encoded by the exons atgtcagAAGCAAATGTGGATCCACTTCTAATTgaagatgaaaatattaataatattgaagcTAATCAAACAATGTTAAACGAAATATGGatgattaacaataaaaatataaaacttgaacCACAATTAAGAACAGAAGTAACATTTCtagatgaaaatataaaaattgaagaaatactCATAAAAAATGAAGTTATGGAAGAAGAATCTTATTCATGTGACATTTGCGATGAAACTTTTACAGTGCAAAGTGAATTAGACGAACATCGACTTATTCACACCGAAGAAGATCCTTTTATATTGGCAGTTGAACATAAACCAATTCAAAATGAGAACCTGGAATATTcgtgtgataaaaattttacgagTGAACATCATTTAAATGGATATAAACGACCTAATTTTCGCGAAAAAtctttttcatgtgatatttgtaaagAAAAGTTTACTCACTTACACAGTTTAGGTTATCACAAACAAATTCATACCGGAGAACCACTgtattcatgtgatatttgtaacaGACCATTTcctcgaaaaaattatttacttaaccATATACGATTAATGCATGACAAACAACGACCATTTTCATGCGATatgtgtgataaaacatttacgtcTCAAAATCATTTGTATTCACATGAAcgaatacat GTGACATATTTGTAA